A genomic stretch from Larus michahellis chromosome 7, bLarMic1.1, whole genome shotgun sequence includes:
- the CFAP65 gene encoding cilia- and flagella-associated protein 65 isoform X4 translates to MTPDCGMLNPGAECVVKVVFQPKEALMYDVAATCWFGGEEKQKRTIQLKALSKYPFLRVCVTAEEDESIQPGEFRDVLCFGSVPVGTTVEKCVEIFNLSVVDAPCRIERAKDPLPRDHVFSCDVAHGVVPANGKLVLCIRFQPQTVGEHSTDYFTIVSAGCLLQTVLKVVGLCKGPLVSLHQYSVDFDWINLGESLMHTLKISNISDVPAYYQFDIDSRGSVFSLDRPCGVLEGTTTLALKVTFRPTQPISYHRRVVCLVHHQEPMYVDFFGTCHSDTAKPAILQARHLSWYRTNIVRGLTFYPPDILNAMLKDGKLQVDEKGALMLPPEIPQDKPPKEYLEADSITEYFHDGVSSDLALFPPHVSVSPREYDFGCCMPLHKVEPLPLCVTNHTKGKITVAWTPSHGSAFRVSPEICDIPPLKSSAFRVLFQPTQLNSLYAAELEGFAFYKVLRHYSNIEEDATICPSWCLTVRLRAHTYEAGREHFIPQYILDVPKTFPPVALNTDTYCSMLLLNTGTSLITFSVNEAACPSVLVKPRTGHIMPGGQQIFFLFTHPVNTVSQQHVLPLQLNSCPGYTKEIALWSCGESLHLVLEGDGNLYFKPVYIGTSSTRMYTIKNCTRLPMVFTWKIHQSDRKILSVSPTAGILQPYEAMAQAWTFTPDKETKYLLQAMVFVRRKNPEAVSPEGVRYALQIVGEGALGTIRAQKEHLDLGNILVGDLQSCSIVLLNDGICSLKYILSVEQLITRPCDPEEVCSDPLALELEHSRGTVAARSKAFVRITVRPARRLHYTWSIKYAICTPTATDLVSTKEEQQPLCCIIATGVYPTFCIADACSAGSASGISKLHLWRLFSLDTLNEYLEQDPTPSELTYRVPTRHSTCLIPPVYTPLLLDFNFGAAPIGSEPTLVMLLLVNKGVVPVEWAFLFPSDQKMDIEHWAEDAEFTPYELHQMRIQDNQLFSVSPKSGKLLPGQEESVQLSHRHDFIGTDHLPVLLKISYGHEILLNFSGMTVEQDQRYIHFASTKHHFAPVAIGTSQPPTQIYELYNGGSMPVMFEVQLDNIVRTQENFWHPVFLCLTPRGEIPPGTTGHIEWIFSPLEAKTYLVDVLIHVLGGESALITFQGEGYDPNTIGATDTPSEILSPSVFPGSTQLNLPGQVATLSHHRICLGNIPDYTKATQLVFLNNILESKAVVFAWQINTCKDKKVLQISPESGVVQPGESIPCFITLQPSGSVSFYSIDLVCEVYIQESLVQYERDLQEWEREKERQAVEFTITEKDLGTKKKPKSPTAKSSDSAETENLPESSAVIRKYKTLPPIKNHPMPNQPAGHFQRRLLVDKEASLVWVKPEPPKPILLYLAVTARSYSTEDFLSNFTSEFPKYFLSRPFSNQPLESKFVHGSRDGDRMDMDPKWLSLAAASKQELQIATDVLTGVIRGLLESTQFHDVVRRSLDEPIPYFSQFWCEESAELQDGREWSTVPSRVSASQDLYPEKDGERKEMRQENSPSNDLLECSEKMSEILHHEQLRVQEMMSRQPAFGTLVVQVLENTLQNILIEASRGEVVLTARPRVIALPPSPSRRIANPASPPSRA, encoded by the exons ATGACTCCTGACTGCGGCATGCTGAACCCAGGTGCTGAGTGCGTGGTCAAGGTGGTCTTCCAACCCAAGGAGGCTCTGATGTACGATGTGGCAGCAACGTGCTGGTTTGGAggtgaagagaaacaaaagaggacTATCCAGCTAAAAGCCCTCT CCAAATACCCCTTCCTGCGGGTGTGTGTGACAGCAGAAGAGGATGAAAGCATACAGCCTGGAGAGTTTCGGGATGTGCTGTGCTTTGGATCAGTGCCAGTGGGGACAACGGTGGAGAAGTGTGTAGAAATCTTCAACTTGTCTGTG GTTGATGCACCATGTAGGATAGAAAGAGCAAAAGATCCTCTGCCTCGAGATCATGTTTTCTCCTGTGATGTGGCCCATGGTGTTGTCCCTGCCAACGGGAAGCTGGTCTTGTGCATACGATTTCAGCCTCAGACAGTAGGAGAGCACAGTACTGACTATTTCACTATTGTATCTGCTGGATGCCTCCTGCAGACCGTCCTGAAGGTGGTTGGCTTATGTAAAG GTCCTTTGGTGTCCCTGCACCAATATTCTGTGGACTTCGACTGGATCAATCTCGGGGAAAGTTTGATGCACACACTGAAAATCAGCAACATCTCAGATGTCCCTGCCTACTACCAGTTTGATATTGATAGCAGAGGGAGTGTGTTCTCCTTGGATCGTCCCTGTGGAGTCTTGGAAGGCACAACAACACTAGCGCTGAAGGTGACCTTTCGACCTACTCAGCCCATCAGCTATCACCGCAGAGTGGTGTGTCTTGTCCACCATCAG GAACCCATGTATGTGGACTTTTTTGGTACCTGCCATTCAGACACAGCTAAGCCAGCCATTCTTCAGGCAAGACACCTCTCATGGTACCGAACCAACATAGTGAGGGGACTGACCTTCTACCCCCCTGATATCCTGAATGCGATGCTGAAAGATGGGAAGTTGCAGGTGGATGAAAAGGGAGCCCTCATGCTGCCCCCCGAG ATCCCTCAAGACAAACCTCCCAAGGAATACCTTGAAGCCGACTCCATAACTGAATATTTCCATGATGGTGTAAGCAGCGACCTGGCCTTGTTTCCCCCTCATGTTAGTGTCAGCCCCAGGGAGTATGATTTTGGTTGCTGCATGCCGCTCCACAAGGTTGAACCGCTTCCTCTCTGTGTGACCAACCACACCAAAGGAAAGATCACTGTTGCCTGGACTCCAAGCCATGGCAGTGCCTTCCGAGTGAGCCCCGAAATCTGTGACATCCCACCTTTGAAGTCTTCAGCCTTCCGTGTCCTTTTCCAGCCCACTCAACTCAACAGTCTCTATGCAGCGGAGCTGGAAGGTTTTGCCTTCTACAAG GTGCTGAGACACTACAGCAATATTGAGGAGGATGCCACCATCTGTCCATCCTGGTGCCTGACTGTGAGGCTGAGAGCGCACACGTATGAAGCAGGACGGGAACACTTCATTCCACAGTACATCCTGGATGTTCCCAAG ACTTTTCCTCCTGTGGCTCTTAACACTGATACCTACTGCAGTATGCTGCTCTTGAACACGGGCACCTCATTGATAACCTTCAGTGTGAACGAAGCTGCTTGTCCCTCTGTTTTGGTCAAGCCCCGCACAGGACACATCATGCCAGGAGGCcaacagattttctttctcttcactcACCCAGTTAACACAGTCTCGCAGCAGCATGTCCTACCTTTGCAGCTGAACTCTTGTCCTGGATACACCAAG GAGATTGCTCTCTGGAGCTGTGGGGAGTCCCTTCACTTGGTCTTAGAAGGTGATGGGAATCTGTACTTCAAGCCTGTCTATATAGGGACCTCCTCTACGCGAATGTATACCATAAAAAACTGCACAAGGCTACCCATGGTTTTCACATGGAAGATCCATCAGTCTGACCGCAAGATCCTGTCTGTAAGCCCAACTGCGGGGATCCTCCAGCCCTATGAAGCCATG GCTCAGGCATGGACTTTTACTCCTGACAAGGAGACCAAGTATCTGCTGCAAGCTATGGTGTTTGTGAGGAGGAAAAACCCAGAAGCTGTGTCTCCTGAAGGTGTCCGTTATGCCTTACAGATTGTTGGAGAGGGGGCACTGGGCACCATCAGG GCACAAAAGGAGCACCTGGACCTTGGAAATATTCTAGTTGGTGACCTGCAAAGCTGCAGCATTGTGCTGCTAAATGATGGGATCTGTTCTCTGAAGTACATCCTCAGCGTGGAACAACTGATCACCAGGCCTTGTGACCCCGAGGAGGTCTGCAGTGATCCACTGG CTCTAGAGCTGGAACACTCCAGAGGAACAGTTGCCGCAAGGTCAAAAGCTTTTGTCCGAATAACTGTCAGGCCAGCCCGTCGGCTGCATTATACCTGGTCAATCAAATATGCTATTTGCACCCCTACAG CCACAGATCTTGTGAGCACaaaagaggagcagcagcccctctgctgcatCATAGCAACAGGCGTCTACCCAACTTTCTGCATCGCAGATGCCTGTTCAGCAGGCAGCGCCAGCGGTATCAGCAAGTTGCACCTCTGGAGGCTCTTTTCCTTGGACACACTGAATGAATACTTGGAGCAAGACCCAACTCCCAGTGAGCTCACCTACAGAGTTCCCACAAGGCACAG CACATGCTTGATCCCCCCAGTGTACACCCCGCTTCTCCTGGACTTCAACTTTGGAGCTGCCCCAATAGGCTCAGAACCTACCCTTGTGATGCTCCTGCTGGTGAACAAGGGTGTTGTGCCTGTGGAGTG GGCCTTCTTATTTCCTTCTGATCAGAAGATGGACATTGAGCACTGGGCAGAGGATGCTGAGTTTACTCCCTATGAGCTGCATCAGATGAGAATTCAAGATAACCAGCTCTTCAGTGTTTCCCCAAAGTCAGGGAAACTTCTTCCAGGACAGGAGGAATCAGTCCAGCTCTCACACAG ACATGATTTCATTGGCACTGatcacctccctgtcctgctGAAGATTTCCTACGGCCATGAGATTCTG CTGAACTTCAGCGGCATGACGGTGGAACAGGACCAGCGGTACATTCATTTTGCATCCACTAAGCACCACTTCGCACCCGTTGCCATTGGGACCTCCCAACCCCCCACGCAG ATTTATGAACTCTACAATGGCGGTTCCATGCCAGTGATGTTTGAGGTTCAGCTGGACAACATTGTGAGGACCCAGGAGAATTTTTGGCATCCTGTGTTTCTCTGCCTAACTCCTAGAGGAGAAATCCCCCCTGGCACAACAGGCCACATTGAGTGGATCTTCTCACCACTGGAAGCTAAAACGTACTTG GTTGATGTTCTCATCCACGTCCTGGGGGGAGAATCAGCTCTGATCACCTTCCAGGGAGAAGGCTATGATCCAAATACCATAGGAGCGACTGACACACCCAGCGAAATTTTGTCTCCTTCAGTCTTTCCAGGTTCTACCCAGCTAAATTTGCCTGGACAG GTAGCCACCTTGTCACACCACAGGATTTGCCTTGGAAATATCCCAGACTACACCAAAGCCACTCAACTTGTCTTTCTCAACAATATCTTGGAGAGTAAGGCTGTTGTGTTTGCCTGGCAGATAAACACCTGTAAAGACAAGAAG gTGTTGCAGATTTCTCCAGAGTCAGGGGTTGTGCAGCCCGGAGAGAGCATCCCTTGCTTCATCACCCTGCAACCTTCAGGGAGTGTTTCCTTCTACAGCATAGATCTGGTGTGTGAG GTATACATCCAGGAGTCCCTGGTTCAGTACGAGAGGGACCTGCAGgagtgggaaagggagaaggaacgGCAGGCTGTGGAATTCACCATCACAGAGAAGGACCTTGGGACTAAGAAGAAGCCAAAGTCACCTACAGCG AAGTCATCAGATTCTGCTGAGACAGAAAATCTCCCTGAATCCTCAGCTGTGATCAGGAAATACAAG ACATTACCCCCTATTAAAAACCACCCTATGCCCAATCAGCCAGCTGGACACTTTCAGAGGAGGCTGCTGGTGGACAAAGAAGCCAGCCTGGTGTGGGTCAAACCAGAGCCTCCCAAGCCCATCCTCTTATACCTTGCTGTGACAGCCAGGTCCTACTCTACCGAGGACTTCCTCAGCAACTTCACCTCAGAATTCCCCAAATACTTCTTGTCCCG CCCCTTCAGCAACCAACCCTTGGAGAGCAAGTTTGTGCATGGGAGTAGGGATGGAGACAGGATGGACATGGACCCCAAATGGCtgtctctggctgctgcttccaAACAGGAGTTGCAGATAGCGACTGATGTACTCACAGGTGTCATCAG aGGCCTCTTGGAGAGCACCCAGTTCCATGACGTAGTGAGAAGAAGCCTGGATGAGCCCATTCCATATTTCTCCCAGTTCTGGTGTGAAGAATCAGCAGAGCTCCAGGATGGGAGAGAGTGGTCCACAGTTCCCTCCAGGGTCTCTGCTTCTCAAGATCTTTACCctgagaaagatggagagagaaaagaaatgaggCAGGAAAACTCTCCCAGCAATGATTTGCTGGAATGTTCGGAGAAGATGAGTGAGATTTTGCACCACGAGCAGTTGAGGGTGCAGGAGATGATGAGCAG GCAGCCGGCCTTTGGGACCCTGGTGGTGCAGGTCCTGGAAAACACGCTGCAGAACATCCTGATCGAAGCCAGCCGCGGGGAGGTGGTGCTGACAGCCCGGCCCAGGGTCATTGCTCTACCCCCCAGCCCTTCCCGAAG AATTGCCAATCCAGCATCACCACCCTCAAGAGCATAG
- the CFAP65 gene encoding cilia- and flagella-associated protein 65 isoform X3, whose product MLAQAHGEPQSPEAFRKLCCGCVRKLSARKAKKKGVFWGIEVAETLRWHGWELGKEMIKHLILKNVHEKTQKLSYRCPSTRFFLTVFPQQMTLSPGMSLTLPIVFRPTEKREYKDSICFKKAEGEFSVTLHATLPVSCLSFPSAVQLPICAVHNVTETTFPMRNIGDLVTVFAWETPSPFYMTPDCGMLNPGAECVVKVVFQPKEALMYDVAATCWFGGEEKQKRTIQLKALSKYPFLRVCVTAEEDESIQPGEFRDVLCFGSVPVGTTVEKCVEIFNLSVEPMYVDFFGTCHSDTAKPAILQARHLSWYRTNIVRGLTFYPPDILNAMLKDGKLQVDEKGALMLPPEIPQDKPPKEYLEADSITEYFHDGVSSDLALFPPHVSVSPREYDFGCCMPLHKVEPLPLCVTNHTKGKITVAWTPSHGSAFRVSPEICDIPPLKSSAFRVLFQPTQLNSLYAAELEGFAFYKVLRHYSNIEEDATICPSWCLTVRLRAHTYEAGREHFIPQYILDVPKTFPPVALNTDTYCSMLLLNTGTSLITFSVNEAACPSVLVKPRTGHIMPGGQQIFFLFTHPVNTVSQQHVLPLQLNSCPGYTKEIALWSCGESLHLVLEGDGNLYFKPVYIGTSSTRMYTIKNCTRLPMVFTWKIHQSDRKILSVSPTAGILQPYEAMAQAWTFTPDKETKYLLQAMVFVRRKNPEAVSPEGVRYALQIVGEGALGTIRAQKEHLDLGNILVGDLQSCSIVLLNDGICSLKYILSVEQLITRPCDPEEVCSDPLALELEHSRGTVAARSKAFVRITVRPARRLHYTWSIKYAICTPTATDLVSTKEEQQPLCCIIATGVYPTFCIADACSAGSASGISKLHLWRLFSLDTLNEYLEQDPTPSELTYRVPTRHSTCLIPPVYTPLLLDFNFGAAPIGSEPTLVMLLLVNKGVVPVEWAFLFPSDQKMDIEHWAEDAEFTPYELHQMRIQDNQLFSVSPKSGKLLPGQEESVQLSHRHDFIGTDHLPVLLKISYGHEILLNFSGMTVEQDQRYIHFASTKHHFAPVAIGTSQPPTQIYELYNGGSMPVMFEVQLDNIVRTQENFWHPVFLCLTPRGEIPPGTTGHIEWIFSPLEAKTYLVDVLIHVLGGESALITFQGEGYDPNTIGATDTPSEILSPSVFPGSTQLNLPGQVATLSHHRICLGNIPDYTKATQLVFLNNILESKAVVFAWQINTCKDKKVLQISPESGVVQPGESIPCFITLQPSGSVSFYSIDLVCEVYIQESLVQYERDLQEWEREKERQAVEFTITEKDLGTKKKPKSPTAKSSDSAETENLPESSAVIRKYKTLPPIKNHPMPNQPAGHFQRRLLVDKEASLVWVKPEPPKPILLYLAVTARSYSTEDFLSNFTSEFPKYFLSRPFSNQPLESKFVHGSRDGDRMDMDPKWLSLAAASKQELQIATDVLTGVIRGLLESTQFHDVVRRSLDEPIPYFSQFWCEESAELQDGREWSTVPSRVSASQDLYPEKDGERKEMRQENSPSNDLLECSEKMSEILHHEQLRVQEMMSRQPAFGTLVVQVLENTLQNILIEASRGEVVLTARPRVIALPPSPSRRIANPASPPSRA is encoded by the exons ATGCTTGCTCAGGCACATGGTGAGCCCCAAAGCCCTGAGGCTTTTCGGAAGCTGTGCTGTGGCTGTGTCAGGAAG CTGTCtgcaagaaaggcaaagaagaaaggcGTATTCTGGGGCATTGAAGTGGCTGAGACACTCAGGTGGCATGGCTGGGAGCTTGGAAAAGAGATGATCAAACACCTGATCTTGAAAAATGTTCATGAGAAAACCCAGAAGCTGAGCTACAG ATGTCCTTCCACGCGATTCTTCCTCACTGTTTTTCCACAGCAGATGACTCTGAGCCCTGGTATGTCCTTAACTCTGCCCATCGTTTTCCGGCCCACTGAAAAG AGGGAGTACAAAGACAGCATCTGCTTTAAGAAGGCTGAGGGTGAGTTCTCTGTCACCCTGCATGCTACGCTTCCAGTTTCCTGTCTGTCCTTCCCATCCGCTGTCCAGTTGCCCATCTGTGCTGTCCACAATGTCACGGAGACAACATTCCCTATGCGCAATATTGG TGATCTTGTTACTGTGTTTGCCTGGGAGACACCAAGCCCTTTCTACATGACTCCTGACTGCGGCATGCTGAACCCAGGTGCTGAGTGCGTGGTCAAGGTGGTCTTCCAACCCAAGGAGGCTCTGATGTACGATGTGGCAGCAACGTGCTGGTTTGGAggtgaagagaaacaaaagaggacTATCCAGCTAAAAGCCCTCT CCAAATACCCCTTCCTGCGGGTGTGTGTGACAGCAGAAGAGGATGAAAGCATACAGCCTGGAGAGTTTCGGGATGTGCTGTGCTTTGGATCAGTGCCAGTGGGGACAACGGTGGAGAAGTGTGTAGAAATCTTCAACTTGTCTGTG GAACCCATGTATGTGGACTTTTTTGGTACCTGCCATTCAGACACAGCTAAGCCAGCCATTCTTCAGGCAAGACACCTCTCATGGTACCGAACCAACATAGTGAGGGGACTGACCTTCTACCCCCCTGATATCCTGAATGCGATGCTGAAAGATGGGAAGTTGCAGGTGGATGAAAAGGGAGCCCTCATGCTGCCCCCCGAG ATCCCTCAAGACAAACCTCCCAAGGAATACCTTGAAGCCGACTCCATAACTGAATATTTCCATGATGGTGTAAGCAGCGACCTGGCCTTGTTTCCCCCTCATGTTAGTGTCAGCCCCAGGGAGTATGATTTTGGTTGCTGCATGCCGCTCCACAAGGTTGAACCGCTTCCTCTCTGTGTGACCAACCACACCAAAGGAAAGATCACTGTTGCCTGGACTCCAAGCCATGGCAGTGCCTTCCGAGTGAGCCCCGAAATCTGTGACATCCCACCTTTGAAGTCTTCAGCCTTCCGTGTCCTTTTCCAGCCCACTCAACTCAACAGTCTCTATGCAGCGGAGCTGGAAGGTTTTGCCTTCTACAAG GTGCTGAGACACTACAGCAATATTGAGGAGGATGCCACCATCTGTCCATCCTGGTGCCTGACTGTGAGGCTGAGAGCGCACACGTATGAAGCAGGACGGGAACACTTCATTCCACAGTACATCCTGGATGTTCCCAAG ACTTTTCCTCCTGTGGCTCTTAACACTGATACCTACTGCAGTATGCTGCTCTTGAACACGGGCACCTCATTGATAACCTTCAGTGTGAACGAAGCTGCTTGTCCCTCTGTTTTGGTCAAGCCCCGCACAGGACACATCATGCCAGGAGGCcaacagattttctttctcttcactcACCCAGTTAACACAGTCTCGCAGCAGCATGTCCTACCTTTGCAGCTGAACTCTTGTCCTGGATACACCAAG GAGATTGCTCTCTGGAGCTGTGGGGAGTCCCTTCACTTGGTCTTAGAAGGTGATGGGAATCTGTACTTCAAGCCTGTCTATATAGGGACCTCCTCTACGCGAATGTATACCATAAAAAACTGCACAAGGCTACCCATGGTTTTCACATGGAAGATCCATCAGTCTGACCGCAAGATCCTGTCTGTAAGCCCAACTGCGGGGATCCTCCAGCCCTATGAAGCCATG GCTCAGGCATGGACTTTTACTCCTGACAAGGAGACCAAGTATCTGCTGCAAGCTATGGTGTTTGTGAGGAGGAAAAACCCAGAAGCTGTGTCTCCTGAAGGTGTCCGTTATGCCTTACAGATTGTTGGAGAGGGGGCACTGGGCACCATCAGG GCACAAAAGGAGCACCTGGACCTTGGAAATATTCTAGTTGGTGACCTGCAAAGCTGCAGCATTGTGCTGCTAAATGATGGGATCTGTTCTCTGAAGTACATCCTCAGCGTGGAACAACTGATCACCAGGCCTTGTGACCCCGAGGAGGTCTGCAGTGATCCACTGG CTCTAGAGCTGGAACACTCCAGAGGAACAGTTGCCGCAAGGTCAAAAGCTTTTGTCCGAATAACTGTCAGGCCAGCCCGTCGGCTGCATTATACCTGGTCAATCAAATATGCTATTTGCACCCCTACAG CCACAGATCTTGTGAGCACaaaagaggagcagcagcccctctgctgcatCATAGCAACAGGCGTCTACCCAACTTTCTGCATCGCAGATGCCTGTTCAGCAGGCAGCGCCAGCGGTATCAGCAAGTTGCACCTCTGGAGGCTCTTTTCCTTGGACACACTGAATGAATACTTGGAGCAAGACCCAACTCCCAGTGAGCTCACCTACAGAGTTCCCACAAGGCACAG CACATGCTTGATCCCCCCAGTGTACACCCCGCTTCTCCTGGACTTCAACTTTGGAGCTGCCCCAATAGGCTCAGAACCTACCCTTGTGATGCTCCTGCTGGTGAACAAGGGTGTTGTGCCTGTGGAGTG GGCCTTCTTATTTCCTTCTGATCAGAAGATGGACATTGAGCACTGGGCAGAGGATGCTGAGTTTACTCCCTATGAGCTGCATCAGATGAGAATTCAAGATAACCAGCTCTTCAGTGTTTCCCCAAAGTCAGGGAAACTTCTTCCAGGACAGGAGGAATCAGTCCAGCTCTCACACAG ACATGATTTCATTGGCACTGatcacctccctgtcctgctGAAGATTTCCTACGGCCATGAGATTCTG CTGAACTTCAGCGGCATGACGGTGGAACAGGACCAGCGGTACATTCATTTTGCATCCACTAAGCACCACTTCGCACCCGTTGCCATTGGGACCTCCCAACCCCCCACGCAG ATTTATGAACTCTACAATGGCGGTTCCATGCCAGTGATGTTTGAGGTTCAGCTGGACAACATTGTGAGGACCCAGGAGAATTTTTGGCATCCTGTGTTTCTCTGCCTAACTCCTAGAGGAGAAATCCCCCCTGGCACAACAGGCCACATTGAGTGGATCTTCTCACCACTGGAAGCTAAAACGTACTTG GTTGATGTTCTCATCCACGTCCTGGGGGGAGAATCAGCTCTGATCACCTTCCAGGGAGAAGGCTATGATCCAAATACCATAGGAGCGACTGACACACCCAGCGAAATTTTGTCTCCTTCAGTCTTTCCAGGTTCTACCCAGCTAAATTTGCCTGGACAG GTAGCCACCTTGTCACACCACAGGATTTGCCTTGGAAATATCCCAGACTACACCAAAGCCACTCAACTTGTCTTTCTCAACAATATCTTGGAGAGTAAGGCTGTTGTGTTTGCCTGGCAGATAAACACCTGTAAAGACAAGAAG gTGTTGCAGATTTCTCCAGAGTCAGGGGTTGTGCAGCCCGGAGAGAGCATCCCTTGCTTCATCACCCTGCAACCTTCAGGGAGTGTTTCCTTCTACAGCATAGATCTGGTGTGTGAG GTATACATCCAGGAGTCCCTGGTTCAGTACGAGAGGGACCTGCAGgagtgggaaagggagaaggaacgGCAGGCTGTGGAATTCACCATCACAGAGAAGGACCTTGGGACTAAGAAGAAGCCAAAGTCACCTACAGCG AAGTCATCAGATTCTGCTGAGACAGAAAATCTCCCTGAATCCTCAGCTGTGATCAGGAAATACAAG ACATTACCCCCTATTAAAAACCACCCTATGCCCAATCAGCCAGCTGGACACTTTCAGAGGAGGCTGCTGGTGGACAAAGAAGCCAGCCTGGTGTGGGTCAAACCAGAGCCTCCCAAGCCCATCCTCTTATACCTTGCTGTGACAGCCAGGTCCTACTCTACCGAGGACTTCCTCAGCAACTTCACCTCAGAATTCCCCAAATACTTCTTGTCCCG CCCCTTCAGCAACCAACCCTTGGAGAGCAAGTTTGTGCATGGGAGTAGGGATGGAGACAGGATGGACATGGACCCCAAATGGCtgtctctggctgctgcttccaAACAGGAGTTGCAGATAGCGACTGATGTACTCACAGGTGTCATCAG aGGCCTCTTGGAGAGCACCCAGTTCCATGACGTAGTGAGAAGAAGCCTGGATGAGCCCATTCCATATTTCTCCCAGTTCTGGTGTGAAGAATCAGCAGAGCTCCAGGATGGGAGAGAGTGGTCCACAGTTCCCTCCAGGGTCTCTGCTTCTCAAGATCTTTACCctgagaaagatggagagagaaaagaaatgaggCAGGAAAACTCTCCCAGCAATGATTTGCTGGAATGTTCGGAGAAGATGAGTGAGATTTTGCACCACGAGCAGTTGAGGGTGCAGGAGATGATGAGCAG GCAGCCGGCCTTTGGGACCCTGGTGGTGCAGGTCCTGGAAAACACGCTGCAGAACATCCTGATCGAAGCCAGCCGCGGGGAGGTGGTGCTGACAGCCCGGCCCAGGGTCATTGCTCTACCCCCCAGCCCTTCCCGAAG AATTGCCAATCCAGCATCACCACCCTCAAGAGCATAG